Proteins encoded by one window of Sphingosinicella sp. BN140058:
- a CDS encoding AraC family transcriptional regulator, with product MTNSLPDKCRLQPSFWSALEATGLSPVAVLRQARLPLTLHLDTSRFVSTAQLFALWTAMAELAADPDYWLRFVEATDAVGHQPMFVAACYASDFRDGIRRIARFKQFTMPERITAEERGDEVHIAKHWLYAETAEPDLSVDISFGFMLSLGRRGTGQRLTPLRVELTRSGAPTKGQEEFFGCPIVFGCARDTLVLKASDLDRPFPGHNEELIAIITPALEDAFGRLRPRSSFSEQVKAVLKRGFASGRPEVAAVARDLGTSERTLQRRITDEGGSFRALVQEARQELGRKLLSEPSADIAEVACILGFQDITSFYRAFRSWEGVTPQAWRSRNAAIQPG from the coding sequence CCCGACAAGTGCCGCCTGCAGCCGTCCTTCTGGTCGGCGCTGGAGGCGACCGGCCTCAGCCCGGTGGCGGTGCTGCGCCAGGCCCGCCTGCCGTTGACGCTGCACCTCGATACCAGCCGCTTCGTCAGCACCGCGCAATTGTTCGCTTTGTGGACCGCGATGGCGGAGCTTGCCGCGGATCCGGACTATTGGCTCCGCTTCGTCGAGGCGACGGATGCGGTCGGGCACCAGCCGATGTTCGTTGCGGCCTGCTACGCGTCCGATTTCCGCGACGGAATCCGCCGCATCGCGCGGTTCAAGCAATTCACCATGCCGGAGCGGATCACGGCCGAAGAGCGCGGAGACGAGGTCCATATCGCCAAGCACTGGCTCTACGCCGAGACTGCCGAGCCGGACCTGTCGGTCGACATCAGCTTCGGTTTCATGCTGTCGCTGGGACGCCGCGGCACCGGCCAGAGGCTGACTCCCTTGCGGGTGGAGCTGACCCGGAGCGGCGCGCCGACCAAGGGACAGGAGGAATTTTTCGGCTGCCCGATCGTGTTCGGATGCGCGCGCGACACGCTGGTGCTCAAAGCCTCCGATCTCGATCGTCCCTTTCCCGGCCATAATGAAGAGCTGATCGCGATCATCACCCCGGCGCTGGAGGACGCGTTCGGCCGGCTGCGGCCGCGCAGCTCCTTCTCCGAGCAGGTCAAGGCGGTGCTGAAGCGCGGCTTCGCCAGCGGGCGCCCGGAGGTCGCCGCGGTGGCGCGGGACCTGGGGACGAGCGAACGCACCTTGCAGCGGCGGATCACCGACGAAGGGGGCAGCTTCCGCGCGCTGGTCCAGGAAGCGCGGCAGGAACTGGGCCGCAAATTGCTCTCGGAGCCCTCGGCAGACATCGCGGAGGTCGCCTGCATCCTCGGCTTTCAGGACATCACCTCCTTCTACCGGGCGTTCCGCAGCTGGGAGGGCGTCACTCCGCAGGCCTGGCGGAGCCGCAACGCCGCGATCCAGCCGGGCTGA
- a CDS encoding DMT family transporter, with protein sequence MPSSLPQFRSGGACRSPAAAARRILIQKMAPREILLFLLLCAIWGTTWIAMKFGIETVPPLLFAGTRFLAAGLVLAAGLAMRRSLALPALADVPRLLAVSLLVMTTCYGLLFWGVQYVSSGLAAVLEMSLTPVALLAFALLLGDERFSRRRAAAIALGVAGIVILFAPAATTEGSSLAGLAAVSGAAIVYGWGAVLSRPLMARYSSLWLACVTMVIGGALLLGVALLVEPRAPAMLRTAWPAPAIGGWLFLVLFGSLLGYTIYLHLLRVWGSSRSGSYAFVSSVVAVAAGHLVFAEAVTRTQVAGMAVLLAAAWFAIRPDLARPERDARTPADGVDANLSRQAAG encoded by the coding sequence GTGCCCTCATCTCTCCCGCAGTTCCGAAGCGGCGGCGCGTGCCGAAGTCCCGCCGCGGCCGCGCGCCGGATCCTGATCCAGAAGATGGCCCCACGCGAGATCCTGCTCTTCCTTTTGCTCTGCGCGATCTGGGGCACGACCTGGATCGCGATGAAGTTCGGGATCGAGACGGTCCCGCCGCTGCTCTTCGCCGGCACCCGCTTCCTCGCCGCAGGCCTGGTGCTCGCCGCCGGGCTCGCTATGCGCCGGTCGCTGGCGCTTCCGGCGCTCGCGGATGTCCCGCGCCTGCTCGCCGTGTCGCTCCTCGTCATGACCACCTGCTACGGCCTGCTCTTCTGGGGCGTGCAATATGTCTCCTCAGGGCTAGCCGCGGTGCTGGAGATGTCGCTGACCCCGGTCGCCCTCCTCGCCTTCGCGCTGCTGCTCGGCGACGAGCGCTTCAGCCGGCGACGCGCCGCGGCGATCGCCCTCGGCGTCGCCGGCATCGTCATCCTGTTCGCGCCCGCGGCGACGACCGAGGGCTCCAGTCTGGCGGGGCTGGCCGCCGTGTCCGGGGCGGCAATCGTCTACGGCTGGGGCGCCGTGCTCTCGCGTCCGCTGATGGCCCGCTACAGCTCCCTCTGGCTCGCCTGTGTCACCATGGTGATCGGCGGTGCCCTGCTCCTGGGCGTCGCTCTCCTGGTCGAGCCGCGCGCGCCGGCGATGCTCCGCACCGCCTGGCCGGCGCCGGCGATCGGCGGCTGGCTGTTCCTCGTCCTGTTCGGCTCGCTGCTCGGCTACACCATCTACCTGCACCTGCTGCGGGTCTGGGGATCGTCCCGCTCCGGTTCCTACGCCTTCGTCTCCTCCGTCGTCGCGGTCGCGGCCGGCCATCTCGTCTTCGCGGAAGCGGTCACGCGCACCCAGGTCGCGGGCATGGCCGTCCTCCTCGCCGCCGCCTGGTTCGCGATCCGGCCGGACCTTGCGCGGCCGGAACGCGACGCCCGCACGCCGGCGGACGGCGTCGATGCGAACCTGTCGCGGCAGGCAGCAGGATGA